Proteins found in one Helicobacter sp. NHP19-003 genomic segment:
- a CDS encoding flagellin A codes for MAFQVNTNINALNAHAVGLVTQRDLKESLERLSSGLRINKAADDASGMTIADSLRSQAKSLGQAIANTNDGMGIIQIADKAMDEQIKILDTIKTKATQAAQDGQNTQSRKALQADIVRLIQSLDNIGNTTAYNGQTLLAGSFSNKEFQVGAYSNETIKASIGAATSDKIGQTKIVTGATITASGDVALTFKQVDGTHDVNLESVKISTSAGTGLGALVEVINKNSNATGVRATANVISTSDTAIHSGSLHNLVLNGIHIGNVVGIKKNDSDGRLVAAFNAITAQTGIEAYTDSEGRLNLRSLDGRGISLKADNEGGGDKKGGGGGAMALDTLNGGQKITNGSVNYGRLSLVRQDARDILIVSGANVTDANAGYKAIGFGKGETASTTVNLRDVLGEFNQNVRSASGANYNNTLSRENLTLGSGVTTLKGAMVVMDIAESAQKMLDKVRSDLGSVQNQMVSTVNNITITQVNVKAAESQIRDVDFAEESANFSKNNILAQSGSYAMSQANTVQQNILRLLT; via the coding sequence ATGGCATTTCAGGTCAACACAAATATCAATGCGTTGAATGCCCACGCTGTGGGGTTGGTAACACAACGCGATTTAAAGGAATCGTTGGAGCGGTTGAGTTCTGGACTACGCATCAACAAGGCCGCCGATGATGCCTCAGGGATGACGATCGCCGATTCACTGCGTTCTCAGGCAAAGAGTTTGGGACAGGCGATCGCCAACACCAACGATGGCATGGGGATCATCCAAATTGCCGACAAAGCGATGGATGAACAAATCAAAATCCTAGACACCATCAAAACAAAGGCAACCCAAGCCGCTCAAGACGGACAAAACACACAATCTCGGAAGGCTTTGCAAGCCGACATTGTGCGCTTGATCCAAAGTTTGGACAACATTGGCAACACCACTGCTTATAATGGACAGACTCTTTTGGCCGGTTCTTTCTCTAACAAAGAGTTTCAAGTGGGGGCTTACTCTAATGAGACCATTAAGGCGAGCATTGGGGCGGCCACTTCTGACAAAATTGGACAAACCAAGATCGTTACGGGTGCAACCATCACTGCCTCTGGCGATGTGGCTTTGACTTTTAAACAAGTCGATGGCACTCATGATGTGAATTTGGAGAGTGTGAAAATCTCCACTTCTGCAGGTACAGGTTTGGGTGCTTTGGTAGAGGTGATCAATAAAAACTCCAACGCCACCGGCGTTCGAGCGACCGCGAATGTGATTTCCACTTCAGACACCGCTATCCACTCAGGTAGTCTGCACAATTTGGTGCTCAATGGCATACATATTGGGAATGTCGTGGGGATCAAGAAAAACGACAGCGATGGCCGTTTGGTGGCGGCTTTCAACGCCATCACCGCCCAAACAGGCATCGAGGCCTACACGGACTCTGAGGGGCGCTTAAACCTACGCAGTCTAGATGGGCGGGGCATTAGCCTAAAAGCAGATAACGAAGGCGGAGGCGATAAAAAAGGTGGGGGCGGGGGCGCAATGGCTCTCGACACCCTCAATGGTGGCCAAAAAATCACAAATGGGTCTGTCAACTATGGGCGTTTGTCCTTAGTGCGCCAAGATGCCAGAGATATTTTAATTGTTTCTGGGGCCAATGTAACCGATGCCAATGCGGGCTATAAAGCCATTGGGTTTGGCAAAGGCGAAACCGCCAGCACCACTGTCAACCTAAGAGATGTTCTAGGCGAATTTAACCAAAATGTGCGTAGTGCTTCTGGGGCAAACTACAACAACACCCTATCTAGAGAAAATCTCACACTAGGTTCTGGGGTTACGACCCTTAAGGGTGCAATGGTGGTGATGGACATTGCCGAATCTGCCCAAAAAATGTTAGATAAAGTCCGCTCCGACTTGGGTTCTGTGCAAAACCAAATGGTGAGCACTGTCAACAACATCACCATCACCCAAGTGAATGTGAAAGCCGCTGAATCTCAAATCCGCGATGTGGACTTTGCCGAAGAAAGCGCAAACTTCAGCAAAAACAACATTTTGGCGCAATCTGGCAGCTACGCAATGAGC
- a CDS encoding alpha-keto acid decarboxylase family protein, whose protein sequence is MVISIGRYLLDRLKDCGVEHVFGVPGDYNLGFLDLIENDPNLEWIGNCNELNASYAADGYARIKPMGALLTTFGVGELSAINGVAGSYAESVPVVKIVGMPSRNVLENRRFVHHTLGDGEFMKFYAMYQGISVAQTILNKQNAKSEIDRVLAECVLHKKPVYIGIPADVPHMQIEVSSPMVYKPKSDKKTLNDFIRAVKKNLKIYQSFIALADYEVNRCHLNQELQDFIEATDLPIASLSMSKGVFCEQHPNFIGVYNGVLSDERVTNAIKESDCSILIGVKLTDSLTAGFHYICEEPTPKIEIHPLYSKIDEKVYSDILMEDVLKRLSNLKFKSKIPPKEPKEEPHFSGKLTQKQFFKVVEEHLQPNGVLIAEQGTSFFGAVDVNLPKGTSFIGQPLWGSIGYTFGALLGSALADRKRRNVLLVGDGSFQLTAQELSTMLREDITPIIVLVNNDGYTVERCIHGPERKYNDINMWHYTKLLEVFDVHLHRKPLSFKVDTAESLSHAFEQAYKHPDKLAFIEVKMARDDAPTLLKKLGALFSAQNSY, encoded by the coding sequence ATGGTAATCAGCATTGGTCGGTATCTGCTGGACAGATTGAAAGATTGTGGCGTGGAGCATGTTTTTGGTGTACCCGGAGACTATAATCTGGGCTTTTTAGACTTAATTGAAAACGATCCTAATTTGGAGTGGATCGGCAACTGTAACGAGCTCAACGCCTCTTATGCAGCAGATGGGTATGCCCGTATCAAACCGATGGGCGCACTTTTAACCACTTTTGGTGTGGGCGAGCTCAGTGCCATCAATGGTGTAGCGGGCTCTTATGCCGAGAGCGTGCCTGTGGTGAAAATCGTGGGCATGCCCTCCCGCAATGTGTTGGAAAACAGACGCTTTGTGCACCACACCTTAGGTGATGGCGAGTTCATGAAGTTTTATGCGATGTATCAAGGCATCAGTGTGGCACAAACAATCTTGAATAAACAAAATGCCAAGAGCGAGATCGATCGGGTGTTGGCCGAGTGTGTATTGCATAAAAAACCCGTGTATATCGGTATTCCTGCCGATGTACCCCACATGCAAATTGAAGTTTCAAGCCCCATGGTCTACAAACCCAAGAGCGATAAAAAGACCCTCAACGACTTCATTAGAGCGGTAAAAAAGAATTTAAAAATTTATCAGTCCTTCATTGCTTTAGCCGACTACGAAGTGAACCGCTGCCATTTAAACCAAGAATTACAAGACTTCATAGAAGCTACAGATCTACCCATCGCCTCTCTCTCTATGAGCAAGGGGGTGTTTTGCGAGCAACACCCCAACTTTATCGGGGTTTATAACGGGGTTTTGAGCGATGAACGGGTTACTAACGCCATTAAAGAGTCCGATTGCAGCATTTTAATCGGTGTGAAACTCACCGACTCTTTAACTGCTGGGTTTCACTACATTTGTGAAGAACCCACTCCAAAAATAGAAATCCATCCTCTCTACAGCAAAATAGATGAGAAAGTTTATAGCGATATTCTCATGGAAGATGTGCTTAAAAGGCTCTCAAATCTCAAGTTTAAATCCAAAATACCTCCCAAAGAACCCAAAGAAGAACCCCACTTCAGTGGCAAACTCACCCAAAAGCAATTCTTCAAAGTGGTCGAAGAACATTTACAGCCCAACGGGGTTTTGATTGCCGAGCAAGGAACCTCGTTTTTTGGGGCGGTAGATGTAAATTTGCCGAAGGGGACAAGCTTTATCGGGCAACCGCTTTGGGGTTCGATTGGCTACACCTTTGGGGCATTGTTAGGGAGTGCCCTAGCCGATCGCAAACGGCGCAATGTGCTCTTGGTGGGCGATGGCTCTTTTCAACTCACCGCTCAAGAGCTCTCCACCATGCTAAGGGAGGACATCACACCTATCATTGTGTTGGTCAACAACGATGGTTACACGGTTGAGCGTTGCATCCACGGGCCTGAGCGCAAATACAACGATATCAATATGTGGCACTACACCAAACTTTTAGAGGTCTTTGATGTGCATTTGCACAGAAAGCCCCTGTCTTTCAAAGTAGATACGGCTGAGAGTTTGAGCCATGCTTTTGAGCAAGCTTACAAACACCCCGATAAACTCGCTTTCATTGAAGTCAAGATGGCTAGAGACGATGCCCCCACTCTCTTAAAGAAATTGGGCGCGCTTTTTTCAGCGCAAAACAGCTACTAG